A single genomic interval of Patescibacteria group bacterium harbors:
- a CDS encoding transglutaminase domain-containing protein has translation MENIRTQTDVTQTVLNFLGDYKINNPDDLILLIKHINDSLEFRNYNDKTRQHADSIQWKRTVSEILQDGYVYDGKACSDLCMILVALSKAVGLEAQLCKLIRVDGKNSHSIVEIKINNEWYRIDPTFTKPIPFKGYLTKHQIWNKNWEGGWKVWKRGPDLWSMGIHDINDESKIT, from the coding sequence ATGGAAAACATAAGAACTCAAACTGATGTCACACAAACTGTTTTAAACTTTTTAGGCGACTATAAAATAAATAACCCTGATGATCTAATATTATTAATTAAGCATATTAACGATTCTTTAGAATTCAGAAATTACAACGATAAAACTAGACAACATGCTGATAGCATTCAGTGGAAAAGAACAGTGTCGGAAATATTACAAGATGGCTATGTTTACGATGGAAAGGCCTGTTCTGATTTGTGCATGATTCTTGTCGCGCTATCTAAAGCAGTTGGGCTTGAAGCACAGCTCTGCAAATTAATCAGAGTTGATGGTAAAAATTCGCACTCAATAGTTGAAATAAAAATTAACAATGAGTGGTATAGAATTGATCCAACATTCACCAAGCCAATTCCATTCAAAGGTTATTTAACAAAACATCAAATCTGGAATAAAAATTGGGAAGGTGGCTGGAAAGTCTGGAAAAGAGGCCCCGACCTCTGGAGCATGGGAATTCATGATATAAACGATGAATCAAAAATAACTTAA